One Drosophila subobscura isolate 14011-0131.10 chromosome U, UCBerk_Dsub_1.0, whole genome shotgun sequence DNA window includes the following coding sequences:
- the LOC117902402 gene encoding proteasome subunit alpha type-3-like produces MSDEYSKGAGFDLCASQYAPNGRLLQLEYAARAADNSGTVIGVCGKDSVLIAVENLNINKLFEKDANQRIFNIDGNIGMAVGGLLGDCNILVDRARQEAASYRQKYERGITLELLCERVDSFLHAYTLYSAVRPFALSIMMASWDNKNGPRLYKIEPSGTTTGHFCCSFGQGSEQALSEMEKFEFKDFPTDQLVKAAAEIIHGVHDKRNDKNFRLDVGIVGGQTKGKFEYRLIQQ; encoded by the exons ATGTCGGATGAATATTCCAAAGGCGCTGGT TTTGATCTGTGCGCCAGTCAGTACGCGCCAAATGGTCGTCTCCTGCAGCTCGAATATGCCGCCAGAGCTGCTGACAATAGTGGCACTGTCATTGGCGTTTGTGGCAAGGATTCTGTGCTTATAGCCGTTGAGAacttaaacataaacaaattatttgaaaagGATGCCAATCAGCGCATTTTCAATATAGATGGCAACATTGGCATGGCCGTCGGTGGGCTGCTGGGCGACTGCAACATCTTGGTGGATCGCGCCCGCCAGGAGGCCGCGAGCTATCGGCAAAAGTATGAGCGAGGCATTACCCTGGAGCTGCTCTGCGAACGCGTGGACAGCTTCCTGCATGCCTACACTCTGTACAGCGCCGTTCGTCCCTTTGCACTTAGCATTATGATGGCAAGTTGGGATAACAAAAATGGACCGAGACTCTACAAAATTGAGCCATCAGGCACCACCACGGGAcacttttgttgctcctttgGCCAGGGCTCAGAGCAGGCCCTAAGCGAAATGGAGAAGTTTGAGTTTAAGGATTTCCCTACGGATCAGCTGGTCAAAGCGGCTGCTGAAAT CATTCACGGCGTTCATGATAAACGCAATGACAAAAACTTTCGCTTGGATGTGGGCATAGTCGGTGGTCAAACCAAAGGAAAATTTGAATACAGATTGATACAGCAGTAA
- the LOC117901047 gene encoding uncharacterized protein LOC117901047 isoform X4: MIELIASNSTPDSVRRKLEEVLKLMLLVWARESFVISKLSNGTSGVDKTVVVKSDSGEFGFRIHGSKPVVVAAIEPETPAESSGLEVGDIIISVNGVQVLDKHHTEVVKIAHDGCEKLELQVARTIGVLMHEQLEPPSEPIFSGYLWRQSGQAKGAPNAKKWVRRWFSLRPDNCLYYYKTEDDSQPVGAMIMAKHTVDLCPVDIGKPFAFKVDAGEGIPMYVAADSDDLANRWLNLLRQAAAQDNQWLDKSARCLYQAPTSIQRPDCFGYLLKLGSRWCGWSKRYCVLKDACLYFYQDANSKSAFGMACLHGYKVASMSTNASGKKNSFEIIPPETKLRHYYFCTESEMDKKRWISALEYSIDRWIKSG; encoded by the exons ATGATTG AATTAATAGCGTCTAATTCCACGCCGGATTCCGTGCGTCGCAAGTTGGAGGAGGTCTTAAAGCTAATGCTTTTGGTATGGGCACGTGAAAGTTTTGTGATATCAAAGCTAAGCAACGGCACGAGTG GCGTGGACAAAACCGTTGTGGTGAAGAGCGATTCGGGTGAATTTGGTTTCCGCATCCATGGCTCAAAGCCCGTCGTTGTGGCTGCCATTGAGCCGGAGACGCCAGCGGAGAGTTCTGGCCTGGAGGTGGGCGACATTATTATATCGGTTAATGGCGTCCAGGTGCTGGACAAACATCACACAGAGGTCGTGAAGATTGCCCACGATGGCTGCGAGAAACTGGAGCTACAGGTGGCCCGCACCATTGGCGTCCTCATGCACGAGCAGCTGGAGCCCCCCAGCGAGCCCATcttcagcggttatttgtGGCGCCAGAGCGGACAGGCCAAGGGGGCGCCCAATGCCAAGAAGTGGGTGAGACGTTGGTTCTCCTTGCGGCCAGACAATTGTCTGTATTACTACAAAACGGAAGAT GACTCCCAGCCCGTTGGTGCCATGATCATGGCCAAGCACACTGTGGATCTGTGCCCCGTGGACATCGGTAAGCCTTTTGCCTTCAAAGTGGACGCTGGCGAGGGCATACCCATGTACGTGGCCGCCGACTCGGATGACTTGGCCAACAGATGGCTGAATCTGCTGCGCCAGGCTGCCGCCCAGGATAATCAGTGGCTGGACAAGAG TGCGCGCTGCTTGTACCAGGCTCCGACCAGCATTCAGCGGCCCGATTGCTTTGGCTATTTGCTGAAATTGGGCTCAAGGTGGTGCGGCTGGTCGAAACGCTATTGTGTACTTAAGGATGCCTGCCTCTATTTTTACCAAGATGCTAATAGCAAGAGTGCATTCG GAATGGCCTGCTTGCACGGCTATAAGGTGGCCTCAATGTCCACAAATGCGTCCGGCAAGAAGAATTCATTCGAGATAATACCACCAGAAACGAAATTGCGTCACTATTATTTTTGCACTGAAAGCGAAATGGATAAGAAGCG CTGGATATCCGCCTTGGAGTACTCCATTGACCGCTGGATTAAGTCCGGGTAA